The sequence below is a genomic window from Haematobia irritans isolate KBUSLIRL chromosome 3, ASM5000362v1, whole genome shotgun sequence.
TGTTCTACAATTAAATGTTGTCCAAACTTCTATAGCGTGATTGTAGTCCTCCTGACTACAACTTTTGTTGGTTAATTTACTgtagaagttttctatagagggaAGGTTTATATCTTTAAGTTTTTGAAATGAATCCAAGTATTCATAACAAAATACACCCTTCCTTCTCATTAATTTAAATTCGTGGTCATTTGAGAAATTAGATCTAACCGTAGTCATTTTGTCATCTAACAGATTTTTAGCTAAGCTATCCAAGCTTGAAGGCATAAATCTTAAAGAATCTAAAAACCTATATTCTAAAAGATCCCCattatcaaatttaattttatgagataccgaTATATATAATTCTTTATTTAGCGGTATAACTGAGGTATTTCCAGGAATAaggtttagtaaatctttaataaatagATGACAGTCATATGACGAAAAGTTATGGAAAAAGATTGGTATAAACTTTGGGatcttataatttaaattacattCATTATGGGCCGCCCCCCTATATTTTCCAGTAATATGGCAATGATCCCTAACCCTATCCGTAtctaaatttttgtcacaaatgtGACACAATTGAGCTGCGTGAAAANNNNNNNNNNNNNNNNNNNNNNNNNNNNNNNNNNNNNNNNNNNNNNNNNNNNNNNNNNNNNNNNNNNNNNNNNNNNNNNNNNNNNNNNNNNNNNNNNNNNATGTAATTGGAATGTAAAGCTTTCATTAAATAGAGAGCGCCCCAGATTTGTAATCGtggtatttgaaaaaaacaacaagtttaTACATTGTAATCTAGTAAATTTAAAAGTTCATCTAAATTCCGATACTTACCCATATGATGATCTTAATCTCAAATTTGATGATAATAGATATGCTATTCTATATGACATGTACGCCAAATTTCAACACAGCTTTTATATGAAAGAACCACAACCATTACTAACAAGCGCTGAATTTAAGAACACCCCCATGGCAGTCATCGATGTTAGCCACCAAAATGAAATGGTCAAACAAGGTCCCATAGATGTCAGAATTGAACTCGAAACCAGTAAACCCATTCCTGCAAACACCATAGCATATTGTTTAATAATTCACGATCGCTATATTGAATATACACCATTGACGGGAAATGtgcgaaaaattatttaatttttttttttcaatgaaccATACATACCTTTATATCCAtaatcaattttaaaataaataaaaataaaacaaaaatgtatacatcaattttttcattttatttattacattttttctatataaataacaattcttaatgttaaattttttaaatacatacAATACATAATAAATAGTTTAGTgtatttacattaaaattatatCCATTAGATCATTAAAATCCATATCAAAATCAGATGTATATtgttgaactaaattttctaaagaggaaTCAGTTTCGATTGCTCCTAAATCTAAATCTAGACCATTGCCATCTATATCAACTAGCATATTTTCCATACTTGATTCAATTTCATGGTGACCCCACGCGAAAGTATTAATTCCATCTTCCTTGATCATACGCTTTGTATCCAACGGACTTAATACAACTTTTTTCAAGGCATTCGTATAGATGTTGTGTAGCTTACACCTAAAAGTGAGCATTGTATCACAAactttttctttagtaaatagacaattcctatagtcatCAATTTTATAGTTGTCCATTACACTTTTTTTCACACCTTTAGCctttttaatttcataaccatCCTCAACAGtatatgaatacatttttggacCTAAACCGACAAACTCTGTCATAATCTTACCACAGTTTTCATCCTTCATTAATccaatttcctttttatttacAAGAGGAAAATTGAAAGGATTATCTTCGGAATACTCAGATGTATCAAAATGTGTAGTAAGATGAGGTCTAATTTCTTCATACACATCTTCAGATTCGATGGTGTATATGAAAGAGTCTGTATCCATATAGTTTAATTGTATTCTTTCACCAAACTTTTCTTTCATAAAGTTGTAGTGGAAGTCATACATTTTCCACTTAGCTAATTCTAGAATACAAAATCCTAAGTATATTGGCTtatcataaacaatttttgttttattcatttgAATAGCCCAAAAATTGTCTGTGAATTTGGATATACTATGaaagtttggttttgaaattagAGCTTCAGCACCTAACTTACGCCTGTCACTATATGCCCACTGTTTTACAATAGACAcatcttttcttttttcaacattttccattgttttgccATATACTGCATTGTTCAatagtttaaagaaatttttttcaaaagcaatatttgtttttttcctaCAATCAttgtttttgtcaatatattcctTTAGCCATGGTCTTTGACTAAAAGTAAGCACCCTATGCACTTCATTTAGAACGTAGCCCTGCTCTAAACATTGTTTTAGTGTCATGTAGTGGATGGTATACCTTTCTTTTGGTGTAAGATCTGCAACAAGTTTGTTGTGTTTCGATCCTCCcacttttttgttttcagcCGCTAAAGGtaaatcattaaatttattatgtaGATGGGGTGGACAACTTATTGAAACTTCATAAATATACCCTTCAGGAGaatcgaatttaaaatttttgattacgtTAGGATCCCTAATAATGTCAGCTTCTGCAACCCATTTAAAATTACCATATGGTAAGAATTGCTGCATCGCCCATCCATATAGGTTATTAACATcaagatataataaaaatgtaGATACAATATCaggattaaagtttttcatatatttattattggcTTTGTGATATCTTTTACTACATTGAGTAATACCTCCACGAATGCCATTTTTTATAAAGTTGTATGTGTCTACATCCTTCAACAATTCTAGGCTAAAACCATCCGATGTTATCAGCTTTAGCATAGCATCATAAGATAGACCAGGCGCCGTAAAATATTGGCAAGGATCCAGCTTATGTATGCTTTTGCATAAGATTCGAAAGTTTTCGAATATATCTGTGAGTAGAAGGACATccgtttttaaatataactccATATAATCCTGAAGTGTTCTACAATTAAATGTTGTCCAAACTTCTATAGCGTGATTGTAGTCCTCCTGACTACAACTTTTGTTGGTTAATTTACTgtagaagttttctatagagggaAGGTTTATATCTTTAAGTTTTTGAAATGAATCCAAGTATTCATAACAAAATACACCCTTCCTTCTCATTAATTTAAATTCGTGGTCATTTGAGAAATTAGATCTAACCGTAGTCATTTTGTCATCTAACAGATTTTTAGCTAAGCTATCCAAGCTTGAAGGCATAAATCTTAAAGAATCTAAAAACCTATATTCTAAAAGATCCCCattatcaaatttaattttatgagataccgaTATATATAATTCTTTATTTAGCGGTATAACTGAGGTATTTCCAGGAATAaggtttagtaaatctttaataaatagATGACAGTCATATGACGAAAAGTTATGGAAAAAGATTGGTATAAACTTTGGGatcttataatttaaattacattCATTATGGGCCGCCCCCCTATATTTTCCAGTAATATGGCAATGATCCCTAACCCTATCCGTAtctaaatttttgtcacaaatgtGACACAATTGAGCTGCGTGAAAACTGGATTCCTCAATAGGTGATAAGGGACACATTGGtttttttaatgataaatacCTTTCGTATATATCTCTACATTCTAAatctaaatatttaacaaatttttccccAGCATCCTCCCCAGTATAAATCTTAAATCTATCTAACGAACTATCTACactacattttatataaaaactaaaagcaCACGGTTTGTGCTTATTTATTGTTGATCCTAAACTATCTTTCTCTAGTATGCACTCAAAATCGGCATACACAACGAAAGGGACATCCATCGTTTTACTTATGTTTTTAAAGCGAATAAAATTATTACCTGCATCCGGTACGGTGGTTACAATGTTGGAACATTCCTTTAAGTGATTCGACCACTTTTCGGAGTTTGAAGTGTATTGCAGGCATCTGtcgcaaatttttaatttcttacaatttttggttaaCTGCGAAGATAATAatctataacaaataaaataaaaaaaaaaaatattttattaatatttaagtaaaaaatgaaatgaaggaTTTTTTTCTTACCTTGACATGTCTTTAAtccaaatataatgtgctttaccCCCACTCTCCAACAACAACAAGTTAATGTGTACCCCATTTGGAACAACATTCTGGGATATGTGGTATGGCCCGATGACAGTGTCATCTTTCCGGTTATACCCATATACATTAATACTAACTCCTGGGTTCagcttttcaaattttgggatTTCTTGCACAGGCATAGGGAATTCTAGcccttcaaaatttaaatttatattgttttctaacaaaatattctgcTGCCTGATATCTACTCGATAGGATGAAGTTCGAGTTGGGTGGGTTGGCTTTGGGGAAGTTAACGCCGAAATGACACTCCATTTGAAGCAGTATTCATCCGTATTTCTGACATTGATACATGCTTTTTTCGAATATAATTTTGGTGGCGTTGGAATATATTGGGAACCACAAAAGCCAGACCATTTGTTGATgttgatttcaaatttttcaattcgaGTCAAAGTCCATCCAGAGTCTCTTTCCTGAAAATCCGCCATTTGACTCTTTATTTCCTCAATATGCCTTTTAATGAAATCCTCAATGTTGTCTGACATAACCAGTCTCTGCATTTTGGACACATGGTACATGTGTTGCATTTGGAGCTCTTCACCACCCAACTTTATGTATTCCCCAATTAGTTGGATATTTATCTTCAGACTTTTATTCTTCGCCAgtgaatttaaaattaacaGGTGTAAACTCTTGTTACATTCTTCGAATACCTCATTTATATCTATGGTATTCATATCGGTTAGGTACGTATAAGTTCCTACACGATTTTTAAATCCTGTCATCGTCTGTCTAAATTGGTTATTTATAATAACATCACTTCTTTGTATGTGATTCGGAGACTGGTGATGTTTGAACCAATTCATTGGGTTTACATAGACGTTGCATATTTCACATACTTTATTTAAATTCCTCTGACCATGACTAGGCCCTGGTTGCTGGTCGAAATTAAACTGTTGCTGCTCAAATATGTTTGAGTGTTGCTCCAAGTTTTGATTTTGCTGCAGCAATTGTTGATGAAAGATAGGTCCTGGATGCTGCAGCAAgttaaaatgttgttgttgttgggacCCTGGATTAAGCCCTGGTTGCTGATCCCAATTATATTGTTGTTGGGGGTAGATTCCACCTCCCACGGACATGTTTatgtgttgttgctgttgttgttgctgttgttgttgctgttgttgttgctgttgttgttgctgttgttgttgctgttgttgttgctgttgttgtccaAAACCTTGTCTATGCATTGTCGCTTGGTGAATTTCCATATGTAATTTCAATGCATAGACATTTCGCACCATCAAACCACATAAACTACACGTTTTGTGTGTCTGCAAATGTTTTTGGAGTGCATTTTGgcttttgaacatttttctgCATACTTTGCACGTCAACATTTGGGATTCCATTTTGTTTAAAGttctttcaaatatttcttttttaaatttttataaataaaccttttattaattatttttgcagCACAAGAAacaaatcgcaattttttcttaaaaggtacgattcttttcttttttctttttttgtttatatttattattttgcaacaaaaagtcTCAACGTATTTTAcgtgttttgatttatttattaattttttttgtataacaccaaaaaaattcacaacgtccgtttctgttttttttcgtttgttagcaaatgttgtttttttcacaACGTGtccgtttctgtttttttttttcgtttgttaacAAATGTTGTCTTTTTTCACAACGTAaaacttcgattttttttttgtaaaacaccaaaaaattaacaaaattccgttttttcagtttttttaaatgttgtatTCACAACGTAAAACTCCGTGCATATGAATTGCTAAGTCGGGGTTTAGAATTCAATTGGgaactaaaatttcaaatgaatataCTATATATTTCTTCGAGGAATGAGATATTTATCCCTTTATAAATACACATTTCTTCTCAAAAAGtaacaaatacataaaaaatctaaacaaatAGACACATTGCCTGATTTTCATAGATATTTTGTATGCAATTAGACATCAATGTTTACATCTTActaggcgatcagaaaactccacacagtcaaccaagaaatcaaatcgaataACTCAAATTTTCCCAACAGCCAAAATCTTATCTCACCCCCTCCATACCTTATCTTCACGATACATATACATCTTGGGTGGTCATTCTGTGCAATGACAAACAATTCAATAGGATTTCCCAACAGTGAAACACTTATCTCTTCCCCCTACACCTTCTTCCTCCAAATCTAGGTTTCAGCGATTGTTCAATActaggcgatcagaaaactccacacagcaaaccaagaagtcaaatcgaatTTTCCCAACAGCCTAAATCTTATCTCTCCCCATCCCTATCTCATCTTCATGATACATGCACATGCACCACACAGCCAGTCAATGCACTCAACACAATGACAATCATGCATATAGGGACAGCCAAACTAGAGAATCACTTATCTCTTTTCCATACCCATTCTTCTATGATAcataaacaaacacaaaatctaagtttcagcgattgttcaatactaggcgatcagaaaactccacacagtcaaccaagaaatcaaatcgaataacacaaaatttcccaacagCCAAAATCTTATCTCACCCCCTCCCTGTCTCATCTTCACGACACATGCACATGCATTTCTTCTCTCATTTTAGAATGCTAAACAAATCAATAGCATTCTCAAGAATCACTTTAGGTTTCAACGATTGATCAATActaggcgatcagaaaactccacacaCTTTTCCCAACATCCAAACTCTTATCTCTCCCTCCCTCCCTCCCTATCTCATCTTCACAATACATGCACATGCACCACACAGCCAGCCAATGCACTCAATACAATGACACTCATGCATacagggaaaaattttttttggatgacCTTATGACCTATCACAAAAAGCCCATTAAAAAAAGCCCATTAAAAAAAGCCCATAAAAAAAGGCCATTAAAGTGGATCAGTCTATACGTATTACACtacttaatttgcttaaaattttgcacaagaagaacaattagtactatagtcaagtgtgcaaaatttgattgaaatcggttcagatttagatatagctcccatatatatatttcgcccgatatggactaatacggtcccagaagccagagttttaccccaatttggttgaaattttgcactaggagtacaattagtagtgtagtcaagtgtgccaaattttattgaaatcggtttagatttagatatagctcccatatatatcgttcgcccgatgcacactcatatgaccacagtgtccaatcttttactccgatttaattgaaattttgcacagggagtagaattagcaatgtagctatgcgtgccaaatttggttgaaatcggttcagatttagatatagctcccatatatatcgttcgcccgatttacactcatatgaccacagtggccaatcttttactccgatttaattgaaattttgcacagggagtagaattgccatagttactatgcgtgccaaatttggttgaaatcggttcatatttagatatagctcccatatatatcgtttgcccgatttacactcatatggcaacagaggcccaTTTttacctccgatttagttgaaacttttttgacagggaatagaattagcattatggctatgcgtgccaaatttggttgaaatcggttcagatttagatatatctcccatatatatcgttcgcccgatttacactcatatgaccacagaggccaattttttgctccgatgtagttgaaattttgcacagggagtagaattagcaatgtagctatgcgtgccaaatttggttgaagtcggttcagatttagatatagctcccatatatagctttcgcccgatttacactcatatggccacagaggcccatttttacctccgatttagttgaaatttttttacagggaatagaattagcattatggctatgcgtgccaaatttggttgaaatcggttcagatttagatatagctcccatatatagcattcgcccgatttacactcatatgaccacagaggccaattttttgctccgatatagttgaaattttgcacagggagtagaaatagctttctagctatgcgtgacaaatttggttgaaatcggttcagatttagatatagctcccatatatatgtttttctgatttcgaaaaaaatggtcaatataccatcattttccttataaaatcgccactgcttagtcgaaaagttgtaaaaatgactttaattttcctaaacttctaatacatatatatcgagcgataaatcataaataaacttttgcgaagtttccttaaaattgcttcagatttaaatgtttcccatatttttttaccagcattgtgttccactctagtgcattagccgatttaaattttgagtctatagattttgtagaagtctatcaaattctgtccagatcgagtgatatttgaatgtatgtatttgggacaagcctttatatatagcccccaacacatttgatggatgtgatatgatatcgaaaacttagatctacaaagtggttcagGGAATAATATGGACGGCCCCGAACGacgttagacttttcttacttgttcttactatctcagttaattctctttcaaataattttcaccTAGCCCTTGATTAAGTCTGTTGCTGTTAATTgtctaattaaaaatgtatttaattgcTAAATTAATGTTGCACTATAAACACCCTGTAAATGCAAACATGCATAAATGTAAATCAGATTGGAAATAGTTACTGCATTTCTGTGCTatgcatttacaattttagtgtggGTTTATTTCTACATTCATGGCACCATTACAATTCGTGTGGGCGTCAATGAATTCTATCGAAATTCAGTATCAGGTGGAAATCATCAAAGCAACGATGACTACGACATGATAACGGCACGAAAGATGGCAAatggaaaaatatgaaaatttccaaTGCGAAATTATTCACTTCGTTGAATGCAATTACGTTGTGAGTGTAATTACGTTCATATTGCCAAGACAATTGTATAAGAAATCATTTGTAATATTTAAATGACAATTGGTATGCTGATGATGTTGGATGGTATAGGATACCATGCATTTTAAATTAGTCCAGTGCTTTCCAATTAGAGAAAATAATTAAGTGCTTTTCTAAATTGATAACTATAGGGGgattttttaagagctataggaaaattaaaaacattcacACATTTATAATATTCAGAAAATGCATAGAAATCTTCATTTTAAACGATAATACGGTCCATCGAATATGATGTTTGAAGTTTATTTTCTGTGGACACTAAATGGTCCATCCACTTAGTGCATTCTTTGCAACATATCGGCCGGTAACTCACGAATAAATGATTCAATATTGTCGTACAATGTATcaattataaaacaaatataccGACCTGTATTTAAATTCATAGCAGAATAATAAAAAGGAGAATTAGCGCAAAGTTTTATAATTTAATGTGCAAGTTTAATGGACTTTCTttctatatacaccctcaaaaaaaaattgcttctcgaACATAtgctccaaacatattttgcaggaag
It includes:
- the LOC142231119 gene encoding uncharacterized protein LOC142231119, translating into MSVGGGIYPQQQYNWDQQPGLNPGSQQQQHFNLLQHPGPIFHQQLLQQNQNLEQHSNIFEQQQFNFDQQPGPSHGQRNLNKVCEICNVYVNPMNWFKHHQSPNHIQRSDVIINNQFRQTMTGFKNRVGTYTYLTDMNTIDINEVFEECNKSLHLLILNSLAKNKSLKINIQLIGEYIKLGGEELQMQHMYHVSKMQRLVMSDNIEDFIKRHIEEIKSQMADFQERDSGWTLTRIEKFEININKWSGFCGSQYIPTPPKLYSKKACINVRNTDEYCFKWSVISALTSPKPTHPTRTSSYRVDIRQQNILLENNINLNFEGLEFPMPVQEIPKFEKLNPGVSINVYGYNRKDDTVIGPYHISQNVVPNGVHINLLLLESGGKAHYIWIKDMSRLLSSQLTKNCKKLKICDRCLQYTSNSEKWSNHLKECSNIVTTVPDADLLNLIPGNTSVIPLNKELYISVSHKIKFDNGDLLEYRFLDSLRFMPSSLDSLAKNLLDDKMTTVRSNFSNDHEFKLMRRKGVFCYEYLDSFQKLKDINLPSIENFYSKLTNKSCSQEDYNHAIEVWTTFNCRTLQDYMELYLKTDVLLLTDIFENFRILCKSIHKLDPCQYFTAPGLSYDAMLKLITSDGFSLELLKDVDTYNFIKNGIRGGITQCSKRYHKANNKYMKNFNPDIVSTFLLYLDVNNLYGWAMQQFLPYGNFKWVAEADIIRDPNVIKNFKFDSPEGYIYEVSISCPPHLHNKFNDLPLAAENKKVGGSKHNKLVADLTPKERYTIHYMTLKQCLEQGYVLNEVHRVLTFSQRPWLKEYIDKNNDCRKKTNIAFEKNFFKLLNNAVYGKTMENVEKRKDVSIVKQWAYSDRRKLGAEALISKPNFHSISKFTDNFWAIQMNKTKIVYDKPIYLGFCILELAKWKMYDFHYNFMKEKFGERIQLNYMDTDSFIYTIESEDVYEEIRPHLTTHFDTSEYSEDNPFNFPLVNKKEIGLMKDENCGKIMTEFVGLGPKMYSYTVEDGYEIKKAKGVKKSVMDNYKIDDYRNCLFTKEKVCDTMLTFRCKLHNIYTNALKKVVLSPLDTKRMIKEDGINTFAWGHHEIESSMENMLVDIDGNGLDLDLGAIETDSSLENLVQQYTSDFDMDFNDLMDIILM